In one Silene latifolia isolate original U9 population chromosome 10, ASM4854445v1, whole genome shotgun sequence genomic region, the following are encoded:
- the LOC141607203 gene encoding GDSL esterase/lipase 7-like, which yields MLQARLKLHLIFILSHFLSSTSNPVAPALYIFGDSLVDNGNNNWLPTMARADYTPYGLNFPGPVMLGRFTNGRTIADFMAEYLGLPYPPPYASLFGYNYASAACGILPETGINLGKCYTFDQQIEMFEQTVQSQLYPTFQDETQGILSKSIFLVCVGTNDYLNNYFMPFSPSSQQYDPPHFAQLLIYRLSLQLKRLYNLGARKVMVMEVGPLGCTPTGVEPTKWIMHKIECDENANNILSMFNKELPFLLSYLTSTLPGSRFVLVHTYSFSYDAITNPWKYGLSDSSNSCCKTWLNGGFQCIPKQTPCPNPNEHFFWDGHHPTEAAYSRFSREVIYGSSGSSPINLMQLVEL from the exons ATGTTGCAAGCACGATTGAAGTTGCACCTTATCTTCATCCTCTCACATTTTCTTTCATCAACATCAAATCCTGTTGCGCCAGCCTTATACATCTTTGGAGATTCATTGGTAGACAATGGCAATAACAACTGGCTGCCCACCATGGCTCGGGCCGACTACACTCCTTACGGTCTCAACTTTCCTGGTCCGGTTATGCTTGGAAGATTTACCAACGGTAGAACTATCGCTGACTTTATGG CGGAATACTTAGGTCTGCCTTATCCTCCACCATACGCAAGCCTTTTCG GTTACAATTACGCTTCTGCAGCATGTGGTATTTTGCCAGAAACTGGAATCAATCTG GGAAAATGTTACACATTTGATCAACAAATAGAAATGTTCGAACAGACGGTGCAATCACAATTATACCCAACATTCCAAGATGAAACACAAGGAATATTGTCAAAGTCTATATTTCTTGTTTGTGTTGGCACCAATGATTATCTTAACAATTACTTTATGCCTTTTTCTCCTTCAAGTCAACAGTACGATCCCCCGCATTTTGCTCAGCTACTCATTTATAGATTGTCATTACAATTGAAG aGATTATACAATTTGGGAGCTAGAAAGGTAATGGTGATGGAGGTGGGTCCACTTGGATGCACCCCAACAGGTGTAGAGCCAACAAAATGGATTATGCATAAGATAGAGTGTGATGAAAACGCTAATAATATTTTGTCAATGTTCAACAAGGAGTTACCGTTCTTGCTAAGTTATTTGACGTCTACTCTTCCGGGTTCTCGCTTCGTCCTCGTACATACGTATTCTTTTTCTTACGACGCCATTACAAATCCTTGGAAATATG GATTAAGCGACAGTAGCAACTCGTGTTGCAAGACATGGTTAAATGGAGGCTTCCAATGCATTCCGAAGCAAACACCGTGTCCTAACCCTAATGAACACTTCTTTTGGGATGGCCATCATCCTACCGAAGCTGCTTATTCTCGCTTCTCTAGAGAAGTTATTTATGGATCTTCTGGTTCTTCTCCCATCAATCTTATGCAACTTGTCGAACTCTAA